The genomic interval CGATATTCTCTGCAACGCGTATCCGAAACGGAGTGATGATTACGCGGCGTGGCTGGAAACGAACGTGGGGTTTCTCAACGAAATGGGGGACCGGCTTGTGCCGCAGGTCTATGCCGTGCCTGACGAGATTCAAGAGGAGGCGCGTGCACGCATCGAACGTCAAGATGAATTGATAACCTACGCCGAGGCAATGCCAGCGACCCCGCTTATCTTGGAGGATTTGGACGCCGTGTTGCGTGTGCCATTCAGTAAACTTCAAGACGCCGGCGTTGTTGTCAGTCGCGAGAGTATTGAACCGTATCATGACTGGAAATTGCTCCTGGTGAATTCCGTGCATGTGCCTGGGATTACGCACAAAGGAACACTCTCCGGTATTGAATATGTCAACGAAGCAGCGACACACCCAACGTTTGCACCACACCTGGAGCGTCTGATGGATGGATACGCTAAGATCGTGGAAGCGGACATCCCGATAGCTGGAAAAAGCGCGCGGGCATATTCATTGGAATTCGTTGCGCGTATCCGTCGCGTCAAAGATGACAATGCCCGGATTAACATCATCGAAACAGTGAAACTTCGTGAACGCGCCGCCGACATTGTGCGTTCACCGAACTATGATGCGAGTACAGAACTCTTCAAATCCGATTTCGCGTATTCCTTCGCAACAGTGCTTCGGTTTCTGACCCCGCACACAATCTCGTCTCCTGACGACTATAAAGGTATTACCGATACGGGTGAGGTATACGAAATCCGTGACCCTGATCGGACGATACAGGATATTCTGAAGGGAGCGTTTGGGGTTAGCGAATCAGATGCAGCGGCGCGGATCGCGACGATTCTCTCAAATGCGGCGTTGTGGTCGCCTGCGGGTGCTGTATCGTCAAGTGGTTTGGACGGGAACCGGGACTTTATGGAACGCGTCAGCGGATATTATCATCGGTTGGTTAATCGGGAGACGTGTCTCGGGGTTTTGGAAAACATTAATTTGGGGACAGCGTAAAAGAAGAGACGCGCTTTAAAAGCGCGCCTACAAGAAATAGAACATACCTAAAGAGAAAGTGAGTCCACTAATCAACCAAAGAGATAACGCCTTTTTTGCGTTGAAGGACAGCATCATAGAACCGCATCGTGCCAACACAATCGTGTATGCTGGATATTGGCTCTCGGTCTTCACGAATGGCGTTGACGAACTCGGTGAGACTGATGCCATCCCCTGTTAGTTCGCCGTTGCGCTGATCGGAGAAGTTTGAGGTGAAGGAGTTCCCGGATTCGGTGAAGTGTTGCGCGCCCCACAATCCGTCTAAAACGATGTATTCGTGTTGTCCGGTAATCTCGATGTAGTCATAGTTGCGCTGCCATAAGCGTTGGCTGGTCAACTGTAAACTTCCGACGGCGCCGTTTGTGTATTCTACAGCGACAGCGAAGGCACCTTGTCCATCAACTTCATTGTGAAAAACGCTGAGTTCTTTCACATCCGCGCCAGCGATGTGTCGTGCCAAATCGAAGTGGTGGATCGCGAAATCGAGCAGGTAACTTTTGACCGTCGGGTACTTTCCACTACAGAACGAGCAGAAGAGTTGTGTGAGTTGTCCGAAGGATTCGGTTTGCATGATTTCCCGTGCCTCTCGCACCCCAAGACTGAACCGACGCTGGAAGTTCACCATCAACGTCCTATTGTGTTGTTCTGCGGTTTCCGCCAGCGTGAGTGTTTCCGCGAGCGATGGTGCGGGGGGTTTGGGGACGAAGACATGATAACCTTCTGCAAGCGTTTCAAGCACGAGGGACTGCCTCGGGTCGGGTCCCATGCAGATGATGACGGCTTCCAAGTCTTCCTTTGCAAACATTTCGTGCCGATCGGTGTAATATCTGCCCGTGCCGAATTTGCCGGCAGCGTCCTTTGCCCGATTCTCGTCGGCATCGCAAACGGCTTGCAATGCGACAGGGGCGAGATGTAATGCGGGATAAATGGTGTGCCTTGCGAAACCGCCGGCACCGAGAAATCCAATCCGAAGAGGTTCCATATTTTTTAATTATTCCTTTTTTTGTAGTTGTCAGTTGTCGGTTCGGGTTTTCTACGAAAACCCTTCCGGTTGTCAGTTAAGAGGTCTCTTTAAACGAAAACCTTTTAACCGATAACCGATAACCGACTATCGGCAACTCATACAGCGTTTGTATGAACTTTAGCACAACCTTAGGGTGCTGTAAAGGATTTTTTTTCGAGGGTCGGATAAACGATGGAAATTTCAATTCAACCTAATTGCGAAAATTGTGTCAAAATATAAAGTGCAGGATTTCTGATTGCTGCGGTTATAATACAAAAAGTTTGGATAGGAATAAAAAAAGAGAATGCCTAAAAAAGTAGGTGACCAACGGCGAAACTTCCGATTTGCGCTGCTCCAAGGCACCTTTATGCGCATTAATTTAGCGTTTGCGGATTCATCGACGGTGCTGCCTGCTTTTATTCATAAATTAAGCGGTTCCGACATTCTGGTGGGTTTAACGGGTTCAATGATGACGGCAGGGTGGATGTGGCCTCAACTGCTGATGTCGAACCTGCTTGAACACCGTCCGAGAAAAATGCCGTTCTACGCGCTGGGTATGAGCGTCCGGGTTTTAGCATGGCTCGCTGTCTTTTTCTGCACTATTACGATTGGTGAGCGAAATCCAACGTTGCTCGCGGCTTCCTTTCTGTCTCTTTATTTTATATCCTCCTCCGCCATGGGCGTTTCGACCCTTCCGTACATGGACATCGTTTCTAAAGCGATAGCCCCGCAGCAGCGCGCCCGTTTCTTTAGCCTACGACAACTCTACGGTGGCTTTTTCGCGATCTGGGTTGGGTTCTTGGTTCGTGCGGTGCTCGGGGACGAATCTGAATTTACAGGTATATTGGGGAGTATCACACAAGCTTTCAAAACGGTCACGATGTATTTTATCGGTTCCATCTGTAATCTGGATACCGATCTTGGGTTCCCGTATAACTATGCCTTTCTTTTTGTCTGCTCGGTGGCGGCAGCGTTCTTCTCTTTCGTGAGTTTTTTAGGGGTGCGCGAGCCGATTCACCCTGTTCACCCGAGGCGTCAACCGATGTGGCAACATTTAAAACATGGTGCCTACTTCCTCCGGACAGACGAGAATTATCGGCGTTTTATTTTCTTCCGCGTTTTTGCAC from Candidatus Poribacteria bacterium carries:
- a CDS encoding Gfo/Idh/MocA family oxidoreductase, translating into MEPLRIGFLGAGGFARHTIYPALHLAPVALQAVCDADENRAKDAAGKFGTGRYYTDRHEMFAKEDLEAVIICMGPDPRQSLVLETLAEGYHVFVPKPPAPSLAETLTLAETAEQHNRTLMVNFQRRFSLGVREAREIMQTESFGQLTQLFCSFCSGKYPTVKSYLLDFAIHHFDLARHIAGADVKELSVFHNEVDGQGAFAVAVEYTNGAVGSLQLTSQRLWQRNYDYIEITGQHEYIVLDGLWGAQHFTESGNSFTSNFSDQRNGELTGDGISLTEFVNAIREDREPISSIHDCVGTMRFYDAVLQRKKGVISLVD
- a CDS encoding MFS transporter, whose protein sequence is MPKKVGDQRRNFRFALLQGTFMRINLAFADSSTVLPAFIHKLSGSDILVGLTGSMMTAGWMWPQLLMSNLLEHRPRKMPFYALGMSVRVLAWLAVFFCTITIGERNPTLLAASFLSLYFISSSAMGVSTLPYMDIVSKAIAPQQRARFFSLRQLYGGFFAIWVGFLVRAVLGDESEFTGILGSITQAFKTVTMYFIGSICNLDTDLGFPYNYAFLFVCSVAAAFFSFVSFLGVREPIHPVHPRRQPMWQHLKHGAYFLRTDENYRRFIFFRVFAHFSGMASPFYMPYALNELGFSEATMGFFIVCSALSGVVSNALWGPIGEKYGVRWLLIITAALMGIPPGLAFLSGMLPTSLQMPAFFLIFIVGGILANGMMVGFMAYMLNIAPPRNRPSYIGFMNTLLMPVSCAPLLGGFLAPYIGYQSLFAISVGICIAAFWIGLKLKEIMHEDETGEETEA